One window of the Phalacrocorax aristotelis chromosome 19, bGulAri2.1, whole genome shotgun sequence genome contains the following:
- the LOC142066655 gene encoding forkhead box protein L2-like: MGEAEPEEPRAAEGGPGAAEALQKPPYSYVALIAMAIRASPEQRLPLSGIYAYIAGRFPYYRGGPKGWQNSVRHNLSLNPCFRRLPRRGGPAAPRGGEWVLDPAFQDMFPGGDYSRRRRRRPRRAPPPPPPPPPPPAAPWPPPPPACPHGPCAALALPLHRGCRWPELPGWGPPGFPGPPQGLPAWALPGGGGAGAALRPAAPEHLGATCEPAARPPSSFK; the protein is encoded by the coding sequence ATGGGGGAAGCGGAGCCCGAGGAGCCGCGGGCGGCGGAGGgcggcccgggggcggcggAGGCTCTACAGAAGCCGCCCTACTCCTACGTGGCTCTGATCGCCATGGCCATCCGAGCCAGCCCGGAGCAGCGGCTGCCCCTCAGCGGGATTTACGCCTACATCGCGGGGCGCTTCCCCTACTACCGCGGCGGCCCCAAGGGCTGGCAGAACAGCGTCCGCCACAACCTCAGCCTCAACCCCTGCTTCCGCCGCctgccccgccgcggcggccccgccgctccccgcggcGGCGAGTGGGTGCTAGACCCCGCTTTCCAGGACATGTTCCCGGGGGGCGACtacagccgccgccgccgccgccgcccgcgccgcgctcccccgcccccgcctccaccgccgccgccccccgccgcgccctggccgccgccgccccccgcctgCCCGCACGGCCCCTGCGCGGCGCTGGCCCTGCCGCTGCACCGGGGGTGCCGCTGGCCCGAATTGCCCGGCTGGGGCCCGCCCGGCTTCCCGGGGCCGCCGCAGGGGCTGCCCGCCTGGGCGCtccccgggggcggcggggccggggcggctcTGCGCCCGGCCGCGCCGGAGCACCTCGGGGCCACCTGCGAGCCGGCGGCCAGGCCGCCCTCCTCCTTTAAATGA